Proteins from a single region of Methanoculleus taiwanensis:
- a CDS encoding PAS domain-containing protein, with product MRRSQLHSPDTPAEDDLEGLLATVRKAIGPEVSSRLAAAFDDLIQQNRESKERAAIADAVLVGTACGVIVFDGGGRAVRINAGTEAMAGSDLGGREIGEVLRLLNLRHPDGRPVGQHDSPAGRALRGEIVEGCRLDLTGRSGETVHALVSAFPVTKNGVRSGAVVIIQDVTEEVQAKTLLEGMFDALGDIVGIMTPDHTLIRYNRACYEMLGMTPEEVRGKKCYQIIGRESPCTICATETAVRTREPAMIERWFPELGMYLECRSTPVLSESGEVEFIIEHLHDVTEQKCAEEELRKSKEQLELLLRSARDLIYRIELVPTHRFSYVSPSATPLTGYTPEEMLADPGLGYAMVHPGDRSRLDAVCRGETPIEQPLMLRLVKKGGTIIWIELLNTPVYDPAGNLVAIEGIARDVTDRQRAREALERSEQRLATLLSNLQGMAYRCRNDPDWTMEFLSEGALDLTGYAPGEIIENRRVAYGDLIHPDDREMVWEEVQAGLSTHMPFQVIYRIITADRGERWVWEQGRGIFDTESRVVAIEGYITDITDRILAEQALAESEERYRSIFTTSHAVMLILDPETGDIVDANPAASVYYGYPHDVLTEMTITEINTLDKDAAYAEMQKARTGEKRHFAFRHRLADGEIRDVDVYSGIVVIHGKRFLHSIVHDVTDRRRVEDALRESEERFRSIFTESPIAIESYDADGKLVDINPAGLRMFGILDRDKIVGFNLFADPNLPEAERVRLERGETVHYTAEFDFEKVKGQNLYRTQKSGVRHLDVLITRTDHSGGNAPHGYLALVQDITDRVRAINRIEQNMEQFAILGDHVRQPLQVILGVSSLVDDPLTGKITAEVERINGYIKQLDQGWIESRKIREFLRRNEMI from the coding sequence ATGCGGAGATCTCAGCTGCACTCCCCGGATACTCCTGCCGAAGATGATCTTGAGGGGCTCCTCGCGACGGTACGAAAGGCTATCGGCCCCGAGGTTTCCTCCCGCCTTGCTGCGGCGTTTGATGACCTCATACAGCAGAACCGCGAGAGCAAAGAACGGGCAGCTATCGCCGACGCCGTTCTGGTCGGGACAGCGTGCGGGGTGATCGTTTTCGATGGAGGCGGCAGGGCAGTACGGATCAATGCGGGCACGGAGGCGATGGCAGGTTCCGATCTCGGCGGACGTGAGATCGGCGAGGTTCTCCGCCTCCTGAATCTGCGGCACCCGGACGGCCGACCGGTCGGGCAGCATGACTCCCCCGCAGGACGGGCACTCCGGGGCGAGATCGTGGAGGGATGCCGGCTTGATCTCACCGGGCGGTCAGGAGAGACCGTCCATGCTCTGGTATCGGCCTTCCCGGTAACTAAAAATGGTGTCCGTTCCGGTGCGGTCGTCATCATCCAGGATGTCACCGAAGAGGTGCAGGCAAAGACCCTCCTCGAAGGGATGTTCGACGCCCTCGGCGATATCGTCGGAATCATGACGCCCGACCATACCCTCATCCGGTATAACAGAGCCTGCTATGAGATGCTCGGCATGACGCCCGAAGAGGTGCGGGGAAAGAAGTGCTACCAGATCATCGGCCGCGAGTCGCCCTGCACCATCTGCGCCACCGAAACCGCCGTGCGGACGCGGGAACCGGCGATGATCGAGCGGTGGTTCCCCGAACTCGGGATGTACCTGGAATGCCGGAGCACCCCGGTCTTAAGCGAGAGCGGCGAGGTCGAGTTTATCATAGAGCACCTGCACGACGTCACCGAACAGAAATGCGCGGAAGAAGAGCTCCGGAAGAGCAAGGAACAGCTGGAGCTCCTTCTCCGCAGCGCCAGAGATCTCATCTACCGGATCGAGCTCGTGCCGACCCACAGGTTCTCCTACGTCAGTCCGTCGGCGACCCCCCTCACCGGATACACGCCGGAAGAGATGCTTGCCGACCCGGGTCTTGGCTATGCGATGGTCCACCCGGGTGACCGATCGCGACTCGATGCAGTCTGCCGCGGCGAGACCCCTATCGAGCAGCCGCTCATGCTCCGCCTGGTGAAAAAAGGCGGGACGATCATCTGGATTGAGCTCCTGAACACACCCGTCTATGATCCTGCCGGGAACCTGGTAGCGATCGAGGGGATCGCCCGGGACGTCACCGACCGGCAGCGGGCGAGAGAAGCGCTCGAGCGGAGCGAACAGCGGCTCGCCACCCTGCTCTCGAACCTTCAGGGCATGGCATACCGCTGCCGGAACGATCCCGACTGGACAATGGAATTCTTAAGCGAAGGCGCGCTCGACCTTACCGGCTATGCCCCCGGCGAGATCATCGAGAACAGGCGGGTGGCCTACGGCGACCTCATCCACCCTGACGATCGGGAGATGGTCTGGGAGGAGGTGCAGGCGGGTCTCTCGACGCACATGCCCTTCCAGGTCATCTACCGGATAATCACCGCAGACCGCGGGGAAAGATGGGTCTGGGAACAGGGACGCGGCATCTTCGATACAGAGAGCAGGGTCGTTGCGATAGAGGGCTACATCACCGATATTACAGACCGCATCCTGGCAGAACAGGCCCTGGCAGAGAGCGAGGAGCGCTACCGGAGCATCTTCACGACAAGCCACGCGGTTATGCTGATCCTCGATCCGGAGACGGGCGATATCGTGGATGCAAATCCGGCTGCAAGCGTTTATTACGGCTATCCGCACGACGTCCTGACCGAGATGACGATTACCGAGATCAATACGCTCGATAAGGACGCGGCGTATGCGGAGATGCAGAAGGCCAGAACCGGGGAAAAGCGCCATTTTGCCTTCAGGCACCGTCTGGCAGACGGTGAGATCCGGGACGTTGACGTCTACAGCGGGATTGTCGTCATCCATGGGAAGAGGTTCCTTCACTCCATCGTCCATGACGTCACCGACCGCAGAAGGGTTGAAGATGCTTTGCGGGAGAGCGAAGAGCGTTTCAGGAGTATCTTTACGGAGTCACCGATAGCCATCGAGTCCTACGACGCCGACGGCAAGCTGGTCGACATCAACCCGGCAGGCCTTCGGATGTTCGGCATTCTCGACAGGGATAAGATTGTGGGCTTCAACCTCTTTGCCGACCCGAATCTTCCGGAGGCCGAACGCGTCCGGCTCGAGCGTGGTGAGACGGTGCACTACACTGCCGAGTTCGACTTTGAAAAGGTCAAAGGGCAGAACCTCTACCGAACGCAAAAATCAGGCGTCCGGCACCTCGATGTCCTCATCACCAGAACCGACCACTCCGGCGGGAATGCTCCGCACGGATACCTGGCACTGGTTCAGGATATCACCGACCGGGTGCGGGCGATCAACCGGATTGAGCAGAACATGGAGCAGTTCGCCATCCTCGGCGACCATGTTCGCCAGCCCCTGCAGGTGATCCTCGGCGTCTCAAGCCTCGTCGATGACCCGCTCACCGGAAAGATCACGGCGGAGGTCGAACGGATCAACGGTTATATCAAACAGCTCGACCAGGGGTGGATCGAGTCGCGGAAAATCCGGGAGTTCCTGCGGCGCAATGAGATGATATGA
- a CDS encoding PAS domain-containing sensor histidine kinase, which yields MSPPPHHSTPEPLPASISLDAPNEGILPIDCDNRLSGINRPLERLPGTYRSILHGSGADRFVHRYLPYITDKTSAEEIAASFPTQPDIPILAYTIRSPGDREPLPDAGNRNAGAPDTPSGNAGRVRGEERCQSDTEKLNLLLRNARDIVYRIDLIPERRFSYVSPAATAITGYTPEEHYADPDLGIKMVHPDDLLLLDAIATGEIPQDRPLTLRWLRKDGTVIWTEQQNVPIYNENGMLIAIEGIARDVTERKQMEEALRESEESYRTIVETASEGIWEQDSQHITLRVNPTMAAMLGYRVDEMVGRPVQEYLFEEDIEELHTALQAQRREGLRGKYECRLKHRDGTARWVLVSATPKRDKNGNFAGSFAMFTDITERRRAEKALKEHAERYQQFFNNPLVGYALCRIITDEHGNPVDFVYLEINQAFEDLTGLKRETVLNKRVTEILVPEEVVEITQRYGKVALTGESTTFHYPIPSLSKWFEIAVFSPQHGHFIAFFTDITDRKRVEEALRRRTDDLVRTSREVEAARDEANLYLDIITHDIRNANTVSSMYADLLVELVDEDLTAYAEKLHDSVERSSEILTNVATIRRARQETGDLVPVSLDTVIRDEMRNFPGASIQYEDPHVEVLADALLPVIFTNLIGNAVKFGGADVRVTIRALERDGEVLVSVEDTGPGVPDEVKGKLFTRFERGMGRGSGQGLGLFIVRTLVERYGGRVWIEDRVAGHPEQGAAFRFTLRQADHGTA from the coding sequence ATGAGCCCGCCGCCTCACCACTCCACACCCGAACCGCTGCCAGCGTCGATCTCTCTTGATGCACCCAACGAGGGAATACTCCCGATCGACTGCGATAACCGTCTTTCCGGGATCAACCGCCCGCTCGAACGCCTTCCCGGAACCTATCGAAGCATCCTCCACGGCAGCGGTGCAGACCGTTTCGTGCACCGGTACCTGCCATATATTACGGACAAAACGTCCGCAGAAGAGATCGCGGCATCGTTCCCCACGCAGCCCGACATCCCCATCCTCGCATACACCATCCGCTCCCCGGGCGATAGGGAGCCCCTTCCGGACGCCGGGAACAGGAACGCCGGAGCTCCGGATACACCGTCCGGGAACGCCGGCAGGGTGCGGGGCGAAGAACGGTGCCAGTCGGACACGGAAAAACTGAATCTCCTGCTGAGAAACGCCCGCGACATCGTCTATCGCATCGACCTCATCCCGGAACGCCGGTTCTCGTATGTCAGCCCGGCGGCAACGGCGATCACCGGCTACACCCCTGAAGAACACTATGCGGATCCCGATCTCGGCATCAAAATGGTGCACCCCGACGATCTGCTGCTTCTGGATGCGATTGCCACGGGAGAGATCCCGCAGGATAGGCCGCTCACCCTCCGGTGGCTCAGGAAAGACGGAACGGTTATCTGGACGGAACAGCAGAACGTTCCCATCTACAACGAGAACGGGATGCTCATCGCCATCGAAGGCATCGCCCGGGACGTCACGGAGCGCAAGCAGATGGAAGAGGCACTGCGGGAGAGCGAAGAGAGTTACCGCACGATTGTCGAGACTGCCAGCGAAGGAATCTGGGAGCAGGATAGTCAGCATATCACCCTGCGGGTCAATCCCACGATGGCAGCCATGCTCGGCTACCGTGTCGACGAGATGGTCGGGAGGCCCGTGCAGGAGTATCTCTTTGAGGAGGATATCGAGGAACTCCATACCGCCCTCCAGGCACAGAGGCGGGAAGGGCTTCGCGGCAAGTATGAGTGCCGCTTAAAACACAGGGACGGCACCGCCCGGTGGGTACTGGTATCGGCAACCCCGAAGAGGGACAAAAACGGCAACTTTGCCGGTTCTTTTGCCATGTTCACGGATATTACCGAGCGCAGGCGGGCAGAAAAAGCACTCAAAGAACATGCTGAGCGGTACCAGCAGTTCTTTAATAATCCGCTTGTCGGCTACGCTCTCTGCAGGATCATCACGGACGAGCACGGTAATCCTGTCGATTTTGTATACCTGGAGATTAATCAGGCATTTGAAGATCTAACCGGGTTGAAACGAGAGACTGTTCTGAACAAGCGGGTGACGGAGATCCTTGTCCCCGAAGAAGTGGTCGAGATTACGCAACGCTATGGGAAGGTAGCGTTGACGGGGGAATCGACGACATTTCACTATCCCATCCCCTCTCTTTCGAAATGGTTTGAGATAGCGGTCTTTTCTCCACAACATGGTCACTTCATTGCATTCTTTACGGACATCACCGACCGGAAACGCGTCGAAGAGGCACTCCGGCGCCGCACCGACGACCTCGTCCGGACGAGCAGGGAGGTGGAGGCCGCACGCGACGAGGCGAACCTGTACCTCGACATCATAACCCACGACATCCGGAACGCGAACACCGTCTCGAGCATGTACGCCGACCTTCTGGTCGAACTGGTAGACGAAGACCTGACGGCCTATGCAGAGAAGTTGCACGACAGCGTCGAGCGAAGCAGCGAGATCCTCACGAACGTCGCCACCATCCGGCGTGCCCGCCAGGAGACCGGCGACCTGGTGCCGGTGAGCCTGGATACGGTCATCAGGGATGAGATGAGGAACTTCCCCGGGGCATCGATTCAGTACGAAGACCCTCATGTCGAGGTGCTGGCGGATGCCCTCCTGCCGGTGATCTTTACAAACCTGATCGGGAACGCCGTCAAGTTCGGCGGAGCGGATGTCCGGGTCACCATCCGAGCCCTGGAGCGGGACGGCGAGGTGCTGGTCTCGGTCGAGGATACCGGCCCGGGCGTACCTGACGAGGTGAAAGGAAAACTCTTCACCCGGTTTGAACGGGGCATGGGCCGGGGGAGCGGCCAGGGACTCGGGCTCTTCATCGTCCGAACCCTCGTCGAGCGCTACGGTGGAAGGGTCTGGATTGAGGATCGGGTGGCAGGCCACCCGGAGCAGGGGGCGGCGTTCCGGTTCACCCTCCGGCAGGCGGATCACGGCACTGCATGA